GCATTAAGCTATGCTACGGCTGCTCTAAAGCCAAATCAAAATCAAGCCGCTGTGCGTCGTGCCGCGGTGGCAATTGAATTTATTCATTGTTATTCCTTAGCACATGATGATTTACCCTGTATGGACAATGACCAGTTACGTCGTGGTCAGCCAACCTGTCATGTTGCATTTGGTGAAGATACGGCTTTACTTGCAGGTGATATTTTACAGTCTATGGCCTTTGAAATTTTGGGGAGCCGACTGTTTGATCAGGGACCTGCAGTCGATGCTGCGATTGTATTAAAACAAATGCAAATTCTAGCAACTGCCTCTTCAAAAATGGTCAATGGTCAGGTGCTTGATTTGCAAGCGGAAGGCAAGCAGATTGATCAACACGCCTTGGAAAATATTCACCGTAATAAAACAGGTGCGCTAATTTCAGCGGCAATTATGATGGCTGCTGTGACAATTTTTGAAGGAACTGATTTAGCTATTCCAAAATTACGTGAGTTCGCTCAAGCGATTGGTTTGGCATTCCAAGTTCAAGATGACATCTTAGATATTATTTCTGACACTGAAGTTTTGGGTAAAACTGCAGGTAAAGATCAGCAAGTTGAAAAATCGACGTATCCTGCGCTTATGGGATTAGATCAAGCTCAAGCGTATGCCAAAGACTTACATGAACAAGCATTGGCTGCACTAGCGTATTTCGAACCTGCTCAAGCAGAAGAGTTACTGGCGATTACGCAGTTCTTATTGCATCGTAAAAGCTAAAGCGTTGAAATAAAAAAAAGAGGACATGAAGTCCTCTTTTTTTTGAATCTGTTTTTATTTGGTTTCGTTATACAAACGCTCAGCTTGTTCGAAACGGTCAGTGACTTCTTTGCCTGGTGCTTTGCCCATCAGGCTGACAATGACGATTGAAAGCATAGACAGGATAAAGCCTGGAATGATTTCATAGAGGCCTGTGTCGCCAAATAGGTTTTTCCACAGAATCACGACAACTGCACCAACAATCATCCCTGCAAGTGCGCCATTTAATGTCATACGCTTCCACATCAGCGATAATATAATCAATGGACCAAATGCAGCACCAAAACCTGCCCATGCATAAGCGACTAAACCTAAGACTTTTGAAGCAGGATTACCTGCCATCCAAATCGCAAGAATCGAAATCAGAAGCACCATTAAACGGCCAACCCAAATCAACTCTTTTTGCGTTGCAGATTTACGTATGAACGATTTATAGAAATCTTCCGTCAACGTACTTGAACATACCAACAGCTGACAACTTAGCGTACTCATTACCGCAGCTAAAATTGCTGCGAGTACAATTCCTGCAACCCATGGATTAAATAGAATTTTGGTTAATTCCATAAAGACGGTTTCAGGGTTTGCATTGACCACACTTGCAAGTTCTGGATGCTGTTGGAAGTAAGCAATACCAAAGAAACCAGCAGCAACTGCGCCGCCCAAACATAGTGTCATCCATGTCATACCAATGCGACGTGCATTTGGAATAGATTTTACTGAGTCTGCAGCCATGAAACGTACAAGAATATGCGGTTGACCAAAGTAACCTAAGCCCCATGCCAATAATGACAAGATCGCTACGCCACTTAAATTTTGTACCATATCGAATGCAGCAGGTCGTGCAGCTTCAAGTGCTAAAGTCACTTGTGACATATCGCTGAACGTAAGGATGGTGACAATAGGCGTTAGCAATAAGGCAAAAATCATAAAGGTGGCTTGGATGGTATCTGTCCAAGATACTGCCAAGAAGCCACCAATGAATACATAGCTAATGGTGGCAATCGCGCTGATCCAAAGTGCTGTGCTATACGACATATCGAACATACTTTCGAAGAGTCGAGCACCAGCGACCATGCCTGAAGCACAGTAAATGGCAAAGAAAATTAAAATAACAACAGCTGAAACGATTCGTAGGATTTTCTTTTGATCATTAAAACGGTTGGAAAAATAATCGGGTAGCGTCAGTGCGTTATTTTGCACTTCAGTATGTACACGCAAACGACCTGCAACCAAAAGCCAGTTCAGCCATGCACCCGCAATTAAACCAATCGCAATCCACATTTCAGACAAACCTGAAAGATAGATCGCACCTGGTAGACCCATGAGTAGCCAGCCACTCATGTCAGAAGCGCCTGCAGAAAGTGCAGTAACAAAACTACCTAAACGACGGCCCCCTAAAATATAGTCAGAAAAGTTTGTTGTCGCACGATACGCCATCAATCCGACGACGACCATAATGACAATATATAAAAGAAAGGTGATTAAAGTTGGATTTAGGGAGCTCATACAATATCCATTTTCGAGTTGGACTGTAAATCGAAATAGGGACTACGTTTAGATAACTTAGCGGAAATGCGAGATTTCGCTAGCGCTGCAGCCCAAAACATTACAAAAAATTAACGCGAAATTTAACCATAAATTCGCATGTTTTGCAGAGTTTTTATCGGCTTTATAGACAATAGGCAGCTCGAAAGCTGCCTATTTAGATGAATCTACAAAATTTTTTAATTATTTCGACCCATGACACCACGAATGGTATTCATAATGTCGGCTGGTAATACCACCGTCTTGGCATTTGGAGATTTCGACATATCTTGCATCGCTTTGACATATTGCTCACCCAACAAGTAGGCAACAGGAATTTCTTTATCACCGACTGCTGAAGTCACCATCTCAATAGCACGCTGTGACGATTCAGCCAAAACTACTTGTGCTTCGGCATCACGACGCGATGCTTCTAAACGACCATCCGCTTCTAAGATTGCTGCTTGTTTTTCACCATCGGCTTTGGTCACAGTCGCACGACGCTGACGCTCAGCAGCTGCTTGTTCTTCCATTGCGGCTTGCATGGTATGAGACGGCTTAATATCCTGAATTTCGACCGTCTTTAAGGTAATTCCCCAATCTGAAATATCATCAGAAATCGCAGCTTTCAATTTGGCTTTAATATGATCACGTGATGACAAAGCATCATCTAAATCCATTTCACCGACAATTGAACGTAAAGAGGTTTGAACCAGGTTTTGAATTGCCCATGTGTAGTTCTCAATACCATAGACTGCTTTTTCAGGTGTGGTCAGATTGATATATGCCACGGCATTCATAAGTAATACAGCATTGTCGCGTGTGATCACTTCCTGAGACGGAATATCAAGCACGATATCTTTGGTGGTAACTTTGTAGGCAACATCATCAATATAAGGAATCACAAAGTTGAGACCGGGGCCTAATGTGGTGTGATATTTACCGAGACGTTGCACAATCCATTTATAGCCTTGAGGCACAATACGAACACCTTTAAAAATAGTGATCGCCACAAAAGCTAAGAATGCGATAACAATGATTGCTCCAGCAGACATAATTTATATACCCTTTTCGTTTTCGTAATTTTTAGTGTGGTTCTGAACCACAAGATCATTTCCTAAAATATCCACCACTCGAACACGGTCACCCACATGAACAGGTGTTAAGGTGCGGCAAGACCATTCATCTGAACCGAGTACAGGTAGCGGAAAGCGGACTTTGACTTGGTCATGGTCTAGGTTGACTTGGATCACCATACCGACTTGACCAATGGTTGCCTCTCGCGACAAGCCCGCTTTGGTTTTATCGGTTGATAATGGCTTAATAAATTTAAACCAAGCCACTGTGCACAGAATTGAAAAGAAAATCCAAATCAGAATTTGTAGATTCATTCCCATGCTCGGGAAGATCCAAAATAAAACACCAACCAATATTGCCCCAATCCCAAACCAGAGAGCAGCAAATGCAGGTAAAATCAGCTCAGACAAAATTAAGGCAATGCCCAAAACAAACCAATGCCACGGTTCCAAAACAAATTCCATAAACAGACCTTTGTATTTAAATGGATTTAATCATCATTTTTATCAACCATGAGACTGACTGTAGCAGATCGTGTCTTAAATACAAAACCTGATGAAAGATTGAGTTAAAGTCTGAGCGATGACTTAAAGGAATTAAGCATTGAACCGAAGTGTTTTAAAAAATTAAAGCTAGACAGCTTTAGGGATTTTTCTTCATATGTTTTTGCAAAGGCTTCGCCACCCATTCAGGATTCTTTGCGGACATTTTCCCATCATAATGTTTCAAGATCGCTTCTAGATCAGCTTCAAAATCACCTGTGGTATGAAATACACCAAGGATATGAATTGTTTTTATATCGTAGTCGAAGCTAAACATGACAACGGGTAAGCCAGCACCATGTGCAATATGATAAAAACCACTACGGATTTTTTCAGGGGCTTTGCGGGAACCTTCAGGTGCCATACCGACCCAAATCTGTTCTTTCTGTTGAATGATATCAATAATTTGTTGAGTTTGACCTTTTGGCGTGTCGCGTACGACAGGAATAACACCGACCCATTCTAAGACAGGTTTGAGTGGTGTTCTAAATAAACTGTCTTTACCAAAAATGGTGATATCAATACCCAGTCCCAGTAACGCATTAAAGCCTAACCAAGCATCTATATTCGAAGTATGCGGAGAGATAATCGCCACAGCTTTGGCAAGATTGGGGAATTCACCCTCAAATTTCCAGCCTTGAGCTAAAAATAAGCGTTTAAAAAATTCACGACTCAAATGACTTCCACGGCTTGGAACAAGGGGAGGAAGTTGAGGGAATTTCGTTTCGCTCATAAGGAGTACCTATCTCAATATAATTGTATTTTTTGAATTTTCTACTTTTTAATGTACTTTTTCATTGGCAGAATGTGTTGCTATAAAGATCATCATAATGGCTATTTTTGCCAAACGTAAGGCGAAATTGTATGCAAAATATTTACCTACTGTTATTTAGCCTGTATTGGGCACAAGGCTTACCAGTCGGGTTTATGACGCATGCATTACCTGTGATTTTACGTGCAGAAGGTGTGTCACTGACGCACATTGGTGGTTTTGGTCTTCTGATGTTGCCATGGTCGATTAAAGTCTTTTGGGCACCGTTGGTCGACCGTTACGGTTTACGATCTTTAGGACATTATCGAAGTTGGATTATACCCACCCAATTACTGACAGTGGGTGTGCTTATCCTTTTATCCTTCATGCCGATCCATTCTCTAGATCAACCATTATATTTATTGCTGTTTTTTATCAGTCTATTACTTATGAATAGTGTAGGGGCGACGCAAGATATTGCCACCGATGGACTCGCAGTAAAGATGTTGAAAGGCGAACAGCAGCAGTGGGGAAATACCTTTCAAGTTGTGGGTTCCCGTTTAGGTTTTATTGTGGGCGGGGGCGCCGTTTTATGGTTGTTGGATCTATTGCAATGGCAACAGACTTTTCTGTGTTTAGCTTTATTGGTGGCTTTAAATACCATTCCAATTTTCTTTTTCAAAGAAGCAAGTCTGAAGCAAAATCAGTTAAAGCAAGTTCAGCCGTCCTTTCACTTGAAGTCATACTTTCAATATTTCCTTAATAATACTGATATTCGACGATGGTTTGTGGTTTTACTGACGTTTAAGATTGCTGATGGGCTTTCAGGACCTTTATTAAAGCCTTTGATGATTGATTTGGGATTAAGTTTTAGTCAAATCGGTGTTTATGTGACGATGCTTGGTGCGGGGGCAGCATTGATCGGTGCAGGCTTGGCAGGTCTATTATTAAAATACATTTCACGTCGAAAAACGCTCATTATTTTTTCACTTATCAAAATTCTGAGTTTGGCGGCTTATTGGTGGCTTTCGATGCAATATTTAGCGCAGAAAAATGTAAATGAACGGGTGATTTATATCATCAATGCGGCTGAAGATATGGCTTCCGCAATGCTACTGGTAGTCATGCTGACATTGATTATGCAATACAGTCGTAAAGCTTTTGCAGCGACTGATTTCACTTTTCAAGTGGCGATTATGGCAACCGTGAGTGGTGGGCTTTATACCTTAAGTGGGATTGTGGCAGATCAATTGGGTTATATGACATATATGGCAATTATTGTGGCGATTGCGATTTTATGTCTAATCCCTATTTTGCGCTGGAAAAATCAGTCTCAGGCATGAAAATCAATATTTCCGATGAAAAACGGTCAAAAAATGCTTGCTTAGCCTAAAGTACTAAATGGAATATATAAATAATATTTTAATAATTTTGTAATATAAGGCGTGTGTGTAATATTCGTTACAAAATAATTCTAGGACATTTTTAAGATGAAAACTCAGTTAGCAACAGCAATCGCACTTAGCCTTTTAGCGGGGACTACATTTGCAGCACCAACTTTCTACGGTGAAATTGATGCGTCTATTGACTACTTACCTGAAGATAATAAAGCGCCAGTAGCAGATAAAGACGTTGTAGAACTTAGCTCGAACAGCTCGTTTGTAGGTTTGAAAGGTGAAGAAAAATTAACTGACCGTTTAAATGCGATTTACGCGATTGAATGGGCATTTAACTCTGATGCAGAAGGTTCTGATTGGTCTCAACGTAACCGTTTTGTAGGTTTGAAAGATGCAAAATTGGGTACATTAAAAGTTGGTGCGCATGACACACCATTGAAACAACTTTCTAGCCCAGTAGATACTTTTAACAACTACGTAGGTAACAAAGCTGACGTTACAGGCATCATGACGGGTGAAACTCGTTTAGCTAACGCTGTAGTATATGAATCACCAGCTTTTGCAGTTGCAGATGGTAAAGTCCAAGCGAATGTATTATTGGCAACTGGCGAAAATAAAAAAGCTGAAAAAGGTAATGGTGCATCAAAAGCAGCAGGTCGTGGTTTAGGTGATACTTGGTCAGCTTCTTTAGTTTACAACAGCCCAGTAGTTGTGGCAGGTCTTGCATACGATAAAGCTGTACCAACAACATTTGCCGGTCGTGGTTTTGATAATGCAACTGCTCCTGAAGCAGTTCAAAGTGGATTATTTGCTTCTGCAAATACTTTACGTGCGATTGGTCGTGTGAATTTAGATGGAGGTTTGGCACTTAAAGCACTTTATCAAACTTCTGAAGTTGAAACTGCTGAAGGTAATGCTGCAGGTTCAGAGTTTATTGATGATGCTCAAGGTTGGTTAGTAGGTGCTGAATATAACATTCCAACTGCAAAAGCTTGGACTGTGAAAGCACAATATAGCCAAAACACAACTTCATTCACAAACAATCAACCTGATTTTGAAGCGTCACAAATTTTTGTTGGCGCAGACTATGCATTTAACAAACAAGTGAAAGCGTATGGCTATGCAGGTTACTTAACACTTGAAAAAGGTTCTGATGAGACTAAACAACCAGTGGTTGGTACTGGTCTTGAATACAAATTCTAATATTTGATTCAATCAGAATAGAAAAAGGCGATCTAACAAGGTCGCCTTTTTTATTTCAGGTTTCATAACTTTCAGATTTCATAATACTGGCAAAGGACGTTCTTGATAGAGCAAATTGAGTAGCACAATTACATTTTTTCAAACGTAATCCATCTTTGCCCATTTTTTCAGGCTTAAGTTTGAGTAGCCAACGCAATTTATAACCTGTACGGGCAATATCTTGATAAGTTTTAGAATGTACATCTAAGGCATTTAATAAAATGTGTTTGACTGATGAAAGTTCGCTTTCTTCAAAGCGTTGAGCGGTTGAGAAAATCAAACATAGCCAATCTCGAGTTTGGCAATCCTCTATAGACAATATCTGCCCTGGATCAGTTTCAAAATCGATAAAAGCAAACTGCTGCTGATCATCAATTAAAATATTGCGTGCAAATGCTTCGCTTAAATAACTCTTTTTTGCGTGAATCTCAGCAATCGCGGTCACCACTTTTTCAAATAAAGCCAAGCGAGCTTCACTCGAACGCTGTTGCTGTAGTGCCGTTTCGAGTTGTACAACATGATGACCTGAATCTGCTGCATCTTTTAACAAAACCGCGTTATCCCGATAAGCTAGGATTTCAGGCACATTAATCCCAAGCTTACGCAGATTCTTTAATCGACTGACCTCACAGGCAATCGCACCTGCACCACCCGTATTGGGAACGGGTGCAAGCATCGATAAGCCGAGTAAGCGAGAAAACCAGCATAAGGGTAGGTAAATCCAAGTCGAATGTCGCTTGTTAGCTTTTTTAAGCCAGACTTTTTGTTCTCGATAATAATGAGCTGCGACAGGTTCACTTTGAAGTTGGGAGGCTGTTCTTAAAAATACATCATATTTACCGGGCATAAAGTCTTTGAACCAAATAAATAAGTTGTAGTTATTATAGAAATAGGCATTTCTACTCCAGTTATAGATATGTAAATCAACAACTTAAATGCATGATTCAATTTAAGTCGATGATATCAAGCTGAATATTTGTACTTTGGTTACTATATTTTGAGGAAATATCTGAATAAATGAAGAAAGATATTGGTGATTGAGAACTTAACTACTACAGAGTGTTTAAAGTCAGATACATAGATATGCTTAGCGGGTATGTAGCAAAAGGAATGTGCGTCTACATGCTAAAGTAACGCAAAAGTAAAATGGATAGGCTATGACGATTCAAGCTGTTATTTTTGATTTAGATAATACCTTAACGCATCGTGATTTAAGTATTCAGGCATATTGCCAACATTTAGCGAGGCATTACGCAGATCGGTTGTCATCTCCGCAGTTCGAACAGATGACAGACATTGTTCGGCGTATCGATAATGGTGGCTATCCAAAAAAAGAATTACTCACTCACCCAAGTATTGGTGCATCGGTAGCCTATGCTTTATTAAAAGAATTGAATTGGAAAAATCCTCCCGATTTAGATGAACTATCTGCATTTTGGTTTGCCGAATTTGGCAAATGCGCAGTTGCGATGCCGCATGTATCCGAAGTTTTAGAGCAGTTAAAAAGTCAAAATTATAAGTTAGGGATTATTTCAAATGGCGCGCATGAAACCCGTATGAACATTATCCAAGGTTTGGGAATAGCACATTATTTTGAGGTAATTGTCAGCTCTGGGGCTTTTGGTAAAAGTAAACCACATCCTGAAATCTTCTTGCATACGGCTCAATTGCTGGACACAGCACCAGAGGATTGTCTTTATATTGGTGATCATCCAATCAATGATGTGCAAGGTGCCAAAAGTGCAGGCATGCAAGTGCTTTGGTTAGAAGGTTTTCATCCTGAACCGAAGAATAAGCTCGTTAAAATTGAAAAATTGACCGATATTTTCGGCTTCTTAGCAAATACAGACTCATGCTAAGGCATTGTTTAAATGTCATAAAATAATGTGATGAATTACAAAAAAAAATCTGATAAATCTGAGTAGATAATTTATGATCTATCCATAAAAATTTTTATTCGGATAATGTGTGGCAAATTTTTTTCGATGGGACTCTTTTCGTAATCGAATATTGGTATTGTTTACCGCCATGTCGCTGCTGATTGGCGCGTGTGCAACCATATTCATTGAAAAAGTTGCTTCGGATCAAATGACCAAAGCTATGGGTTTAACCCTTTTTGTGGCTGCAAAAAGTATTAGTAATACTTTGGCAAATTCGCTGAATGAACGTGAACGAGAAATTGTGCTATTAAGCCAATCACCATTGTTCGAAGAAATGGATTTGAACCATCCTCGAATTCAAAAACAATTGGATCAAGTTCAGAAGTCTTATCTTTATTACGCTTGGATGGGTATTGCAGATCCAGAAGGTGAAGTTAAGGTTGCAGCACACCAGTTGTTAGAGGGTGCAGATGTCTCTCAACGCGATTGGTTTATAGAAGGCAAGAAGCAGCCCTATATTGGTGATGTGCACGAGGCCATCTTACTTGCCAAAAAAGTCAAAGCGATTGATCCAGAACAGCCTTTACGTTTTATTGATTTTGCAGCACCTATTGTGGATGCAGAGACTAAAACTTTAAAAGGTGTATTGGCTGTTCATGCAGATTGGAGCTGGGCAAAATCGGTTTTAGAAAGTTCATTAACTGAAAATGCTACTAAACGTGGTGTAGAAGTTTTCATTACCGATAAAAATGGCGAGCTACTTTATCCATATAGTGGTATCGGAAAGATCCAACCACCCGCTTACAATCCGCAAGAAGCTCGACACTTTATTCACAACTGGGGAAGCGAACAGAAATATTTAACAGTCAATTTGCCAGTGATCTCTAATACAGCCACTGATTTGGGTTGGCATGTCGTCATTCGTCAGCCAGTTGAAATTGCGCTGAGTGAAGTGAAAAGCCTGCAATATGAAATGTATGCACTTGGGTTGGCATTTGCACTGATCTTATTATTTTTTACTTATCGACTCGCACGCCGTTTTAGTACACCGATTGAAATTTTGGCACGTAATGCGCGTCTGATTGAAAAAGGTCAGCAAGATATCGACTTTAAAACCAATAATTCGATTCGCGAAATTCGTGTTTTATCAAATGCCTTACGTAGCATGGTGAAAACGCTGTTATTGCAAAAACAACAACTGCAAACTGCAAATGAAAACCTTGAACATAAAGTAAATGAGCGTACGGCCGAGCTGAAAGCTGCAAATACTGAGCTTGAGATGTTAGCAAGTCGTGATGTACTGACGGGTTTAAAAAACCGACGTGCGTTTAATGAGTATATTGAATATTTATTCGCGCAGTTTAAACGCCATCAGCAAAGTTATAGTGTACTTATGCTGGACATTGATTACTTTAAAAAAGTAAATGATAAGTTTGGACATGAGATGGGGGATCATGTACTGCATCAGACAGCAGAAATTATCAATCAATCTGTTCGAAGTACTGACTTTGTTGCACGTTTGGGCGGTGAAGAGTTCATTATCATATTACCATCCACAACAGCTAAAGCGGCATTTAACATCGCTGAGAAAATTCGCCATCAAGTGGCTCAAGCAACCATTATTTCAGACTATGTATTGACATTGAGTATTGGGGTGAGTGAAGTCGTTAATATGGATGAACTGGCAAATGCAGCAGTGAGACGTGCCGATCAAGCACTGTATATGGCAAAAGCACAAGGTCGTAATCAGGTGGTCATGATGAATAAATCAGCTGAATAAATCCGATAAATTTTCTACACGGGAAATATTTTTAAAATTAAATACTATTTTTATTTTTTAAATATCTGATATTTTAGATTTGTAGCTAAATAATGTTTTTAATCACATAAATAATCATAAAACAGCATAAAATATAATCTTTTGAAAATCCTATAAAGTAGTTTTGATGGGCTTTGTTGCACAAAGATTTGAAATGCAAAGCGCCCCTAATTGAGCCAAATTTAAGGCGTAACTTGGGTAAGTGGTCGACCTAATTCCGTAAATCTGTTGAGGACTGCTACACGTGCATGAATTTCATTCACCTGACTAGGAAAGCTTCTTGCCATTAATTTATCGCCTAATAATTTGATGCAATACATCTTGGTTTCCACCAAACTGCGGCGATGATAGCCTGACCATTTTTTCCATAATGTCCTGCCTAAACGTTTAACTGTTCGAAGTAATTCATTTCGCTCTAGCGAGCTACTTTTTGTATCTTTCCATGGTTTCGCATTTTTTCTAGGTGGAATCACCGCATGTGCTTGCCG
This window of the Acinetobacter sp. NCu2D-2 genome carries:
- a CDS encoding polyprenyl synthetase family protein, with amino-acid sequence MSSITDLSNHPLTQAQHRIHQDLLTALDAFSIPEPLKSAVHHAVMLGGKRVRPALSYATAALKPNQNQAAVRRAAVAIEFIHCYSLAHDDLPCMDNDQLRRGQPTCHVAFGEDTALLAGDILQSMAFEILGSRLFDQGPAVDAAIVLKQMQILATASSKMVNGQVLDLQAEGKQIDQHALENIHRNKTGALISAAIMMAAVTIFEGTDLAIPKLREFAQAIGLAFQVQDDILDIISDTEVLGKTAGKDQQVEKSTYPALMGLDQAQAYAKDLHEQALAALAYFEPAQAEELLAITQFLLHRKS
- the putP gene encoding sodium/proline symporter PutP; translated protein: MSSLNPTLITFLLYIVIMVVVGLMAYRATTNFSDYILGGRRLGSFVTALSAGASDMSGWLLMGLPGAIYLSGLSEMWIAIGLIAGAWLNWLLVAGRLRVHTEVQNNALTLPDYFSNRFNDQKKILRIVSAVVILIFFAIYCASGMVAGARLFESMFDMSYSTALWISAIATISYVFIGGFLAVSWTDTIQATFMIFALLLTPIVTILTFSDMSQVTLALEAARPAAFDMVQNLSGVAILSLLAWGLGYFGQPHILVRFMAADSVKSIPNARRIGMTWMTLCLGGAVAAGFFGIAYFQQHPELASVVNANPETVFMELTKILFNPWVAGIVLAAILAAVMSTLSCQLLVCSSTLTEDFYKSFIRKSATQKELIWVGRLMVLLISILAIWMAGNPASKVLGLVAYAWAGFGAAFGPLIILSLMWKRMTLNGALAGMIVGAVVVILWKNLFGDTGLYEIIPGFILSMLSIVIVSLMGKAPGKEVTDRFEQAERLYNETK
- a CDS encoding SPFH domain-containing protein, which produces MSAGAIIVIAFLAFVAITIFKGVRIVPQGYKWIVQRLGKYHTTLGPGLNFVIPYIDDVAYKVTTKDIVLDIPSQEVITRDNAVLLMNAVAYINLTTPEKAVYGIENYTWAIQNLVQTSLRSIVGEMDLDDALSSRDHIKAKLKAAISDDISDWGITLKTVEIQDIKPSHTMQAAMEEQAAAERQRRATVTKADGEKQAAILEADGRLEASRRDAEAQVVLAESSQRAIEMVTSAVGDKEIPVAYLLGEQYVKAMQDMSKSPNAKTVVLPADIMNTIRGVMGRNN
- a CDS encoding NfeD family protein gives rise to the protein MEFVLEPWHWFVLGIALILSELILPAFAALWFGIGAILVGVLFWIFPSMGMNLQILIWIFFSILCTVAWFKFIKPLSTDKTKAGLSREATIGQVGMVIQVNLDHDQVKVRFPLPVLGSDEWSCRTLTPVHVGDRVRVVDILGNDLVVQNHTKNYENEKGI
- a CDS encoding 1-acyl-sn-glycerol-3-phosphate acyltransferase, with the protein product MSETKFPQLPPLVPSRGSHLSREFFKRLFLAQGWKFEGEFPNLAKAVAIISPHTSNIDAWLGFNALLGLGIDITIFGKDSLFRTPLKPVLEWVGVIPVVRDTPKGQTQQIIDIIQQKEQIWVGMAPEGSRKAPEKIRSGFYHIAHGAGLPVVMFSFDYDIKTIHILGVFHTTGDFEADLEAILKHYDGKMSAKNPEWVAKPLQKHMKKNP
- a CDS encoding MFS transporter, with protein sequence MQNIYLLLFSLYWAQGLPVGFMTHALPVILRAEGVSLTHIGGFGLLMLPWSIKVFWAPLVDRYGLRSLGHYRSWIIPTQLLTVGVLILLSFMPIHSLDQPLYLLLFFISLLLMNSVGATQDIATDGLAVKMLKGEQQQWGNTFQVVGSRLGFIVGGGAVLWLLDLLQWQQTFLCLALLVALNTIPIFFFKEASLKQNQLKQVQPSFHLKSYFQYFLNNTDIRRWFVVLLTFKIADGLSGPLLKPLMIDLGLSFSQIGVYVTMLGAGAALIGAGLAGLLLKYISRRKTLIIFSLIKILSLAAYWWLSMQYLAQKNVNERVIYIINAAEDMASAMLLVVMLTLIMQYSRKAFAATDFTFQVAIMATVSGGLYTLSGIVADQLGYMTYMAIIVAIAILCLIPILRWKNQSQA
- a CDS encoding porin; translated protein: MKTQLATAIALSLLAGTTFAAPTFYGEIDASIDYLPEDNKAPVADKDVVELSSNSSFVGLKGEEKLTDRLNAIYAIEWAFNSDAEGSDWSQRNRFVGLKDAKLGTLKVGAHDTPLKQLSSPVDTFNNYVGNKADVTGIMTGETRLANAVVYESPAFAVADGKVQANVLLATGENKKAEKGNGASKAAGRGLGDTWSASLVYNSPVVVAGLAYDKAVPTTFAGRGFDNATAPEAVQSGLFASANTLRAIGRVNLDGGLALKALYQTSEVETAEGNAAGSEFIDDAQGWLVGAEYNIPTAKAWTVKAQYSQNTTSFTNNQPDFEASQIFVGADYAFNKQVKAYGYAGYLTLEKGSDETKQPVVGTGLEYKF
- a CDS encoding lipopolysaccharide kinase InaA family protein gives rise to the protein MPGKYDVFLRTASQLQSEPVAAHYYREQKVWLKKANKRHSTWIYLPLCWFSRLLGLSMLAPVPNTGGAGAIACEVSRLKNLRKLGINVPEILAYRDNAVLLKDAADSGHHVVQLETALQQQRSSEARLALFEKVVTAIAEIHAKKSYLSEAFARNILIDDQQQFAFIDFETDPGQILSIEDCQTRDWLCLIFSTAQRFEESELSSVKHILLNALDVHSKTYQDIARTGYKLRWLLKLKPEKMGKDGLRLKKCNCATQFALSRTSFASIMKSESYET
- a CDS encoding HAD family hydrolase; amino-acid sequence: MTIQAVIFDLDNTLTHRDLSIQAYCQHLARHYADRLSSPQFEQMTDIVRRIDNGGYPKKELLTHPSIGASVAYALLKELNWKNPPDLDELSAFWFAEFGKCAVAMPHVSEVLEQLKSQNYKLGIISNGAHETRMNIIQGLGIAHYFEVIVSSGAFGKSKPHPEIFLHTAQLLDTAPEDCLYIGDHPINDVQGAKSAGMQVLWLEGFHPEPKNKLVKIEKLTDIFGFLANTDSC
- a CDS encoding sensor domain-containing diguanylate cyclase encodes the protein MSLLIGACATIFIEKVASDQMTKAMGLTLFVAAKSISNTLANSLNEREREIVLLSQSPLFEEMDLNHPRIQKQLDQVQKSYLYYAWMGIADPEGEVKVAAHQLLEGADVSQRDWFIEGKKQPYIGDVHEAILLAKKVKAIDPEQPLRFIDFAAPIVDAETKTLKGVLAVHADWSWAKSVLESSLTENATKRGVEVFITDKNGELLYPYSGIGKIQPPAYNPQEARHFIHNWGSEQKYLTVNLPVISNTATDLGWHVVIRQPVEIALSEVKSLQYEMYALGLAFALILLFFTYRLARRFSTPIEILARNARLIEKGQQDIDFKTNNSIREIRVLSNALRSMVKTLLLQKQQLQTANENLEHKVNERTAELKAANTELEMLASRDVLTGLKNRRAFNEYIEYLFAQFKRHQQSYSVLMLDIDYFKKVNDKFGHEMGDHVLHQTAEIINQSVRSTDFVARLGGEEFIIILPSTTAKAAFNIAEKIRHQVAQATIISDYVLTLSIGVSEVVNMDELANAAVRRADQALYMAKAQGRNQVVMMNKSAE